The genomic segment GGAAGGTGGTGTATCGATAATGATATAATCATATTTGTCGCGGACCTGGTCTAAGGCAGAATCTAAAATCAAACTAGGATTTCCGTTATACTGAATCGATTCTCCCAAATAAGTTTTACCGGTGTAAATCCAGCGTGGAAGTGTTGCTAGAAAGTTATTGGCTGGAACCAGGTCAAGATTTTCACTTATTGGGACTATATATGGTTTTATATCATTTTGCTGTAGTGCCTCTAACACTGATCTCTCTATAAATTCATTTGATGGTTGTTCGGATAAGAGTTCTGTTAAATTCCCTTGTGAATCCATATCAATGGCTAGTACGCGGTATCCGTCTTCTTTAAGCAGATAAGATAATATACCTGTAGTTGTCGACTTCCCGCAGCCTCCCTTTTGAATTCCCATGGTAATAGTGAGGGCCAAGTATATTTACCTTCCTTTCTCTAAACTTGCTTTCTTCTTTTCTTCATTCTTTATTTCTATATTGTTTGGAGAATTCCTTCAAAAAGAGATATATCGAATTACCTTATATAAATATAAAAGGTAATTAAAATACATATAATGACTGTCCTAGTTTAGTCGTTTAAGAAACATAAGCTTTAGGAGTTAATTAGCAATTGTTTTTATTTTTTAGAATCTATTAATTTTGTATAGATAAACACACTCTCTCCTTCTTTTGTTGTTTTACATATATATGTTTTAATTGTTTTATATGTTTTAATTGTTTTCGGGTGCCTAAACCCCTTGGTACATAAGGGGTTTAGGCACTTAAATATAACAAAAACGGTGCCAACCATAACAAAAACGGTGCCAACCATAACAAAAACGGTGCCAACCATAACAAAAACGGTGTGCTTAATATAACAAAAACGGTGCCTAATATAACAAAAACGGTGTAACTATAACAAAAACGGTGTAAGGTGTAACAAAAAATATCTTTTGTTATAGTTGTAAGTTTGTCATAATAGATTTATTAATGGGGAAGGACGGTATTTTTTGTGTGGTCATCAGAATTAGTTGAGGTTAATCAAAGTAACTTTGTAACAAAGTCGAATAGACTGATTGAGGCGAATTACAAGCTCGGAGCAATTGAGCAAAAGATTATTCTTTGTTTAGCGAGTAATATTCAACCGACAGATTCAGATTTTAAAACTTATACATTGCCGATTAAAGAGTTTACTAGTTTGCTAGGAGTAAAAGGTCAACATAAGTACTCAGATTTAAAACGGATTACCAAAGAATTGATGCAAAAAGTATTTGAAGTTCGAATTGATAAAAAGGTCATACAGGTGGCTTGGCTTAGTTATGTAGCTTATAACGAGTCAGAAGGAACGATCGATATTCGGTTCGATCCCTTTTTACGACCTTATTTATTAGAGTTAAAAAGAGAGTTTACCAGTTATAAACTTGAAAATGTTGTTCAATTAAAAAGTACTTATGCGATTCGTATATATGAACTTTTAAAGCAGTATGAAAAAATTCAAGAGCGGACCTTTTCATTAAGTGAATTAAGAAGATTGCTTGGAGCAGAAGATATCTACCCGGCTTACGGGAATTTTAAGCAGCGTGTTTTGATGCCAGCTCAGAAAGAGCTTGAAAATAAAACAGATATTTCTTTTGACTTGGAAGAGATCAAAAAGGGGAGAAAAGTGACAAAAGTTAAATTTATTATTCATTCTGTTACAAAAAGTAAAGAGGAACAATTAAGGTTGTTTGAAGAGAATTTAGATGAATTTAAATTAGCCAATTCTTTTACAAATCGGGTAAAAAAGCTAGGTTTGTTGATGGGCGTTACGATTACAGATGAGATGATTCAAACTTGGGAAAAATATGGTCAAGAGAACGTTCTTTTACTAATGGAAAAGCTCCAATATCGTAATGATGTTGAAAATCCAATTGGATACATCACAACAGTTCTAAAAGCTTCAAAGGCAAGTGAGGAGTCACAGGTAGAGCTGGTTTCCCAAGACCAAATGATGTTGCCCTATTTGATTTCCTATTTCAAACGCTCTAAAGAACCAATGGCTGATTGGTTTATAGCTGATGAGGCTGTTAAGGAATTACAAAAACATTATTCAATGGAACTCGATAAAGCTGTAGCAAAATTTGAGGAGATTAAAGAAGAGTTATTTAAAGAATTAGGGGTAACGGTTCCGGTAACTAAGTCAAAAGAGGAAATAGAGCATCAGCA from the Niallia sp. XMNu-256 genome contains:
- a CDS encoding ParA family protein; amino-acid sequence: MALTITMGIQKGGCGKSTTTGILSYLLKEDGYRVLAIDMDSQGNLTELLSEQPSNEFIERSVLEALQQNDIKPYIVPISENLDLVPANNFLATLPRWIYTGKTYLGESIQYNGNPSLILDSALDQVRDKYDYIIIDTPPSLSEQTTNALCASEYVVVLFESSNWCYSALPNFMDSVDSANRFGNRDTKVVGILRTLNDARRSDAKAFNEMVAEDYPNHVFKTVITRKAPVGRLSLYGFNQNSELKQALELYRSFYKELIDRVEGK
- a CDS encoding replication initiation protein, which gives rise to MWSSELVEVNQSNFVTKSNRLIEANYKLGAIEQKIILCLASNIQPTDSDFKTYTLPIKEFTSLLGVKGQHKYSDLKRITKELMQKVFEVRIDKKVIQVAWLSYVAYNESEGTIDIRFDPFLRPYLLELKREFTSYKLENVVQLKSTYAIRIYELLKQYEKIQERTFSLSELRRLLGAEDIYPAYGNFKQRVLMPAQKELENKTDISFDLEEIKKGRKVTKVKFIIHSVTKSKEEQLRLFEENLDEFKLANSFTNRVKKLGLLMGVTITDEMIQTWEKYGQENVLLLMEKLQYRNDVENPIGYITTVLKASKASEESQVELVSQDQMMLPYLISYFKRSKEPMADWFIADEAVKELQKHYSMELDKAVAKFEEIKEELFKELGVTVPVTKSKEEIEHQQQEIEELLKQLRLEKTV